Proteins from a genomic interval of Streptomyces sp. NBC_01445:
- a CDS encoding biotin transporter BioY translates to MSTITSPTPRPAVRVLADLLPAEGTARTRARDAALVLGGAALTGIAAQFAVPVPGSPVPVTGQTFSALLVGIALGARRGALALAVYAGAGVCGMPWFAEGTSGAAVPTFGYILGLVLAAAVVGGLARRGGDRSPLRTAGVMAVGTFCVYAVGVPYLALSLHLSLDRAVTLGAAPYLVGDALKAALAMGALPAVWRVLGNSRTDDGQADLSR, encoded by the coding sequence ATCTCCACCATCACTTCGCCGACGCCCCGTCCCGCGGTACGGGTCCTCGCCGACCTGCTGCCGGCCGAGGGCACCGCCCGGACCCGGGCGCGCGACGCCGCGCTGGTCCTCGGCGGCGCCGCACTGACCGGGATCGCCGCGCAGTTCGCGGTGCCGGTGCCCGGGTCGCCGGTCCCGGTGACAGGGCAGACCTTCTCCGCCCTTCTGGTCGGCATCGCTCTCGGGGCGCGGCGCGGGGCGCTGGCGCTCGCCGTCTACGCCGGTGCGGGCGTCTGCGGCATGCCCTGGTTCGCCGAGGGCACCTCCGGCGCGGCCGTGCCCACCTTCGGCTACATCCTCGGCCTGGTTCTCGCCGCCGCCGTGGTGGGCGGCCTGGCCCGCCGCGGCGGCGACCGGAGCCCACTGCGTACGGCCGGTGTCATGGCCGTGGGGACCTTCTGCGTGTACGCCGTCGGAGTGCCGTATCTCGCGCTGTCCCTGCATCTCTCCCTGGACCGGGCGGTCACCCTGGGCGCCGCGCCCTACCTGGTGGGCGACGCCCTGAAGGCGGCCCTGGCGATGGGTGCGCTTCCTGCGGTGTGGCGCGTGCTGGGGAACTCCAGGACTGACGATGGTCAGGCTGATCTCTCTCGCTGA
- a CDS encoding DoxX family protein gives MVTAADFGLLLIRLTFGLMMAGHGAQKVFGLFGGQGLTETGKGFAALGYHPGKLFAVIGGMSELLGGLGLALGLLTPLAAAALIGVMINAMVNVTGVHGLWEANGGVEYSVCIAVVALAVAAIGPGALAADRPFRWGKGGWKEAAFALGLGGIAAAITLSL, from the coding sequence ATGGTGACCGCCGCCGACTTCGGTCTGCTGCTCATCAGGCTGACCTTCGGCCTGATGATGGCCGGACACGGGGCCCAGAAAGTCTTCGGACTCTTCGGAGGCCAGGGCCTGACGGAGACGGGCAAGGGATTCGCGGCCCTGGGCTACCACCCGGGAAAGCTCTTTGCCGTGATCGGGGGTATGTCCGAGCTGCTAGGTGGCCTCGGCCTGGCCCTCGGCCTGCTGACGCCGCTGGCGGCCGCCGCCCTGATCGGCGTCATGATCAACGCCATGGTCAACGTCACCGGCGTCCACGGCCTGTGGGAGGCGAACGGAGGTGTGGAATACAGCGTCTGCATCGCCGTCGTCGCGCTGGCCGTCGCCGCCATCGGGCCGGGCGCGCTGGCCGCCGACCGCCCCTTCCGCTGGGGCAAGGGCGGCTGGAAAGAGGCCGCTTTCGCCCTCGGCCTGGGCGGCATCGCCGCCGCTATCACGCTCAGTCTGTAG
- a CDS encoding helix-turn-helix transcriptional regulator, giving the protein MASVQTASADAAGSAIDSVSVLSEDSRRRMFTFIRRAGHAVTRDEAAASVGISRKLAAFHLDKLVDAGLLRARYETPGGIRKVGRRPKVYEPTDAQITVTIPERRHELLADLLLDAVLTEEADENAAQAAMRTAGQRGCQLGAAAREETRPGRLGPERGLTVCEGLLEEYGYEPVREAPTRLRLRNCPFQPLATKAPDLVCGMNQAFLSGYLIGLEVNGVKAVLTPEPGECCVRLCPNDTDRDEQMPQDH; this is encoded by the coding sequence GTGGCTTCCGTCCAGACAGCGTCGGCCGACGCGGCCGGCAGCGCCATCGACTCCGTCAGCGTCCTGAGCGAGGACTCGCGACGGCGTATGTTCACCTTCATCCGCCGTGCGGGCCACGCCGTCACCCGCGACGAGGCCGCCGCGAGCGTGGGCATCTCCCGCAAGCTCGCCGCCTTCCACCTCGACAAGCTCGTCGACGCCGGCCTGCTGCGCGCTCGCTACGAAACGCCCGGCGGGATCCGCAAGGTCGGCAGGCGGCCAAAGGTGTACGAGCCCACCGACGCGCAGATCACCGTGACCATCCCAGAACGGCGTCACGAACTCCTGGCGGACCTTCTCCTGGACGCCGTTCTGACCGAGGAGGCCGACGAGAACGCCGCGCAGGCGGCCATGCGGACCGCGGGGCAGCGCGGCTGTCAGCTGGGCGCAGCCGCACGGGAGGAGACCCGCCCAGGGCGCCTGGGCCCCGAGCGTGGGCTGACCGTCTGCGAGGGGCTGCTGGAGGAGTACGGCTACGAACCCGTCCGGGAAGCCCCCACCCGGCTTCGGCTGCGCAACTGCCCGTTCCAACCGCTTGCCACGAAGGCCCCCGACCTGGTGTGCGGCATGAACCAGGCATTCCTCAGCGGCTACCTCATCGGCCTCGAGGTCAACGGGGTCAAGGCCGTCCTGACCCCCGAGCCCGGCGAATGCTGCGTACGGCTGTGCCCGAACGACACCGATCGTGATGAGCAGATGCCCCAGGATCACTGA
- a CDS encoding lantibiotic dehydratase C-terminal domain-containing protein, whose amino-acid sequence MRAAHDLFHADSRHILACLAHKSDDHRREFGVRLVTRMLLAAGQDLYEQGDVRAMSSAPRAARR is encoded by the coding sequence ATGCGGGCAGCCCACGACCTGTTCCACGCCGACAGCCGCCACATCCTTGCCTGCCTCGCCCACAAGAGCGACGATCACCGCCGCGAGTTCGGCGTCAGGCTGGTCACCCGGATGCTGCTCGCCGCCGGACAGGATCTCTACGAACAGGGCGACGTCCGGGCAATGAGCTCGGCCCCGCGAGCAGCGAGGCGATGA
- a CDS encoding YkvA family protein, translating into MDTKAWLILAAAVVLLTMGIAAVLLVRVIRAKRLLLDAGIPLRNKALVWAAVIYTVSPVDLLPDPVYLDDIGFLLLALRAVHVAARTGYPLVAGQPGVRHLAGRRADGHQPPGAAAGRG; encoded by the coding sequence ATGGACACCAAAGCCTGGCTCATCCTCGCCGCAGCCGTCGTGCTGCTCACCATGGGCATCGCCGCAGTTCTCCTGGTGCGAGTGATCCGGGCGAAGAGGCTGCTCCTCGACGCGGGAATCCCGCTCCGCAACAAGGCGCTGGTCTGGGCCGCCGTGATCTACACGGTGTCACCGGTCGACCTGCTGCCGGACCCCGTCTACCTCGACGACATCGGATTCCTGCTGCTGGCCCTGCGCGCCGTGCACGTCGCGGCGCGAACCGGATACCCGCTGGTGGCAGGTCAACCTGGGGTGCGACACCTGGCAGGTCGCCGAGCAGATGGCCATCAACCACCTGGGGCGGCTGCTGGTCGCGGCTGA
- a CDS encoding PP2C family protein-serine/threonine phosphatase yields the protein MVQNKAQWIPAGVIVLAVVLDLATPTQVTSAPLIMAAPVAAAPLLSLPGIVWVGLASMAVHAGLAWVDGTFGWHRGLANQFTLLAVTLLAIFINRTLKSQDARTRRAQRVAAVAQRAVLPRPPARLGDLHIAARYVPAEDEAMIGGDLYVVQDTPYGTRVLVGDVRGKGLGAVSAVCADLGAFRYAADEAEDLAQLVCSLEQALLREGGRRGGLEQEEGFTTALIAEFPANLSSVRIVNRGHPPPLLLDAQGSATVLEPTQEVPPLGMGVLGSWDAPVDTFPFPPGATLLCYTDGVTESRDAEGTFYDAAARLPVLLRHRARSGEHPTPAQVLDMLIRDVRRHTGGRPQDDQALLALRRSAL from the coding sequence GTGGTGCAGAACAAGGCCCAGTGGATTCCCGCCGGCGTGATCGTGCTGGCCGTAGTGCTCGACCTGGCGACCCCGACCCAGGTGACGTCGGCCCCGCTCATCATGGCGGCGCCCGTCGCCGCCGCCCCGCTCCTTTCGCTGCCCGGCATCGTCTGGGTGGGCCTCGCCTCGATGGCCGTCCACGCGGGACTGGCCTGGGTGGACGGCACCTTCGGCTGGCATCGCGGTCTGGCCAACCAGTTCACCCTGTTGGCCGTGACCCTGCTGGCCATCTTCATCAACCGCACGCTGAAGAGCCAGGACGCCCGGACCCGGCGTGCTCAGCGCGTCGCGGCCGTCGCCCAGCGCGCCGTGCTGCCCAGACCGCCGGCGCGCCTGGGCGACCTGCACATTGCCGCCCGGTACGTGCCCGCCGAGGACGAGGCCATGATCGGCGGCGATCTGTACGTCGTACAGGACACCCCGTACGGCACACGCGTCCTCGTCGGTGACGTACGGGGCAAGGGCCTGGGCGCCGTGAGCGCGGTCTGCGCCGATCTCGGCGCGTTCAGATACGCCGCGGACGAGGCGGAGGACCTCGCACAGCTTGTGTGCTCGCTGGAGCAGGCACTGCTGCGCGAGGGCGGGCGGCGAGGCGGCCTCGAACAGGAGGAGGGATTCACAACCGCCCTGATCGCGGAGTTCCCCGCGAATCTCAGTTCCGTACGCATCGTCAACCGCGGCCATCCGCCGCCTCTGCTCCTCGACGCACAGGGCTCGGCCACCGTCCTCGAACCGACTCAGGAAGTCCCTCCGCTGGGGATGGGGGTGCTGGGCAGCTGGGACGCACCGGTCGACACGTTTCCGTTCCCGCCCGGCGCGACACTCCTGTGCTACACGGACGGCGTCACCGAGTCCCGGGACGCCGAAGGCACCTTCTACGACGCTGCGGCGCGCCTGCCCGTTCTGCTCCGGCACCGCGCCCGGTCCGGCGAGCACCCCACACCGGCGCAGGTCCTCGACATGCTGATCCGTGACGTTCGGCGCCACACGGGCGGCCGGCCCCAGGACGACCAGGCGCTCCTCGCGCTGCGCCGCTCAGCGCTCTGA
- a CDS encoding Scr1 family TA system antitoxin-like transcriptional regulator codes for MRRPRRPGSRGAPELCVDRRLRQAVAVRLRQVHAALHTKVGDHKAMDEQREVPAEAAHRPHLTVQVVPLDHPRTR; via the coding sequence TTGAGGCGACCACGTCGTCCGGGGTCTCGCGGGGCTCCAGAGCTCTGCGTCGATCGACGACTTCGGCAGGCTGTCGCTGTCCGCCTCCGCCAGGTTCACGCCGCGCTCCACACCAAGGTCGGTGACCACAAGGCGATGGACGAGCAGCGGGAAGTGCCGGCCGAGGCCGCCCACCGGCCGCACCTCACCGTGCAGGTGGTGCCGCTCGATCATCCCCGCACCCGATGA
- a CDS encoding DUF6817 domain-containing protein has protein sequence MPASPAPADQAIVLLSKLGAADIAHPGGTLVAHLQRVHGQLAVWGARPALQVAGLCHAFYGTDGFPTALLSLDRRAELVEVIGAEAEAIVYLYASCDRRATYPTLMDAEGAFRDRFTGRLHAPEPHLRRDFAELSAANELDLARIDSVFREKWGAELLALFTRFRPLLSHPAWSDCRTVLAAAPQQLA, from the coding sequence GTGCCTGCTTCTCCTGCCCCTGCCGACCAGGCCATCGTGTTACTGAGCAAGCTCGGTGCTGCCGACATCGCTCATCCAGGTGGCACTCTCGTCGCCCACCTCCAGCGCGTCCACGGCCAACTCGCTGTATGGGGCGCCCGTCCCGCCCTCCAGGTCGCGGGTCTGTGTCACGCTTTCTACGGCACCGACGGCTTCCCCACTGCCTTGCTGTCTCTGGACCGCCGCGCCGAACTTGTAGAGGTGATCGGTGCCGAGGCTGAGGCCATTGTGTATCTCTACGCGTCGTGTGACCGCAGGGCCACGTATCCGACGCTCATGGATGCCGAGGGGGCCTTCCGGGACCGGTTCACCGGACGTCTCCACGCTCCGGAGCCGCACCTTCGACGGGACTTCGCTGAGCTGTCCGCCGCCAACGAACTCGACCTTGCCCGGATTGACTCCGTCTTCCGCGAGAAGTGGGGAGCCGAACTCCTCGCTCTGTTCACACGATTCCGGCCCCTGCTGAGCCACCCTGCTTGGTCGGACTGCCGCACGGTGCTTGCTGCGGCTCCGCAGCAACTGGCGTAG
- a CDS encoding zinc-dependent alcohol dehydrogenase family protein gives MRALVAGKVGEPNDVLRLESRPVPTPEAGQALIRVKATPIHASDLHVLRGRYGFSPEFPTVGGHMECVGRIEALGPDTEGLKIGERVVAVAVPAIPGPRVAGTWQEYLVADIHRLLPVPDRLSDSSACQLAVNPLTALLLVTRELDVQPGEWLLQTAAGSTVGRLVIQLARHLGIRTINVVRRRDAVEEIKAFGGDEVICTEDEDLLQRVAEIAGSAGVRKAIDCVAGEIGAQVSQALAPGGEVVIYGALSTHRQTDPAALTIPLLARSVIYETKAVRGFWLNRWFGTASPTDALRALSEVRSLVADEVLSIPQGRPFPIERFAEAVSFAETPAHGAKPLLVFEDGRDKGDE, from the coding sequence ATGCGCGCACTCGTAGCCGGAAAGGTTGGCGAGCCGAACGACGTCCTTCGGCTGGAATCCCGGCCTGTTCCCACGCCAGAAGCCGGCCAGGCGTTGATCCGTGTGAAGGCGACTCCGATTCACGCCAGCGATCTGCATGTGTTGCGTGGTCGCTACGGATTCTCCCCCGAGTTTCCCACCGTCGGGGGTCACATGGAATGCGTGGGCCGTATTGAGGCCCTGGGTCCGGATACCGAGGGACTGAAGATTGGCGAGCGTGTGGTGGCCGTTGCTGTCCCGGCGATACCCGGGCCGCGTGTGGCCGGCACCTGGCAGGAATACCTTGTTGCCGATATACATAGGCTTCTGCCCGTCCCCGATCGTCTGAGCGACTCCAGCGCCTGTCAACTCGCTGTCAATCCGTTGACCGCACTGCTCCTGGTGACCCGCGAACTCGACGTACAGCCGGGAGAGTGGTTGTTGCAGACGGCGGCGGGTTCCACCGTCGGCCGACTCGTCATTCAGCTGGCCAGACATCTGGGTATTCGCACGATCAATGTGGTGCGGCGGCGCGATGCCGTTGAGGAGATCAAGGCGTTTGGTGGCGACGAGGTCATTTGTACTGAGGACGAGGACCTGTTGCAGCGTGTGGCCGAGATTGCAGGATCGGCTGGCGTGCGCAAGGCCATCGACTGTGTCGCGGGAGAAATAGGTGCCCAGGTGTCCCAGGCATTGGCTCCGGGAGGAGAGGTCGTGATCTACGGCGCGCTCTCCACCCATCGGCAGACTGACCCGGCGGCGCTCACGATTCCGCTGCTGGCGCGCTCGGTCATCTACGAGACCAAAGCGGTCCGTGGCTTCTGGCTGAACCGCTGGTTCGGCACTGCCTCACCTACGGATGCGCTGCGCGCGCTGTCCGAGGTGCGCAGCCTCGTCGCTGATGAAGTGCTGAGCATCCCTCAAGGCCGGCCGTTCCCGATCGAACGCTTCGCTGAAGCCGTCTCGTTCGCGGAAACGCCCGCTCATGGCGCCAAACCGCTCCTCGTCTTCGAAGATGGCCGCGACAAAGGTGACGAGTAG
- a CDS encoding AI-2E family transporter, translating into MGGGDTQVDDGSRRSQRQQPGGPGSRPRSGRGGRRRRYVVLGSRPARGAAARTAGTAVRRAGDHDGAAVNRGLRVAAAYAWRLLLLGVAVYAVFTILGRLQLVGVALFLALVVTSVLRPLADLLARRLPRAAAVALSVVGSLIVVLGLLVLVGGLVAKESTQLGQEFSGGVGRIQRWLEGAPFHVNHAVLSDLQGKVSTFVSQHRSELISRALSGAGRLVEVLTAAALALFCSFFFMHSGDKYWYWFQALLPEGARDTWGRAGRTAWRTFAGYTRGIIIVAASNALLVGIALFALRVPLALPLMLLEFFAAFIPLVGSPIALAVATVVALATRGPVIAIVVLALIVVVGQIEGHVLHPLVLGWAVRLHPVVVALSVITGSILAGVVGAVVSVPMVSVAWSVLSELRIPRTRPEPDHPGRSPD; encoded by the coding sequence ATGGGAGGCGGTGACACACAGGTGGACGACGGTTCGCGTCGTTCGCAGCGGCAGCAGCCGGGTGGGCCCGGCTCGCGTCCCCGCTCCGGTCGCGGTGGGCGACGGCGGCGGTATGTCGTGCTGGGGAGCCGGCCCGCCCGCGGGGCGGCGGCACGTACGGCTGGGACGGCGGTGCGGCGCGCCGGGGACCACGACGGCGCGGCTGTGAACCGCGGGCTGCGCGTGGCGGCGGCGTACGCATGGCGGCTGCTGCTGCTCGGGGTGGCCGTGTACGCGGTTTTCACGATCCTGGGGCGATTGCAGCTGGTCGGTGTCGCGCTGTTCCTCGCGCTGGTCGTGACTTCGGTGCTGCGTCCGCTCGCTGATCTGCTGGCGCGGCGTCTACCGAGGGCCGCGGCAGTTGCGTTGAGCGTGGTCGGGAGCCTGATCGTCGTGCTGGGGCTGCTGGTGCTGGTCGGCGGACTGGTCGCGAAGGAATCGACACAGCTGGGGCAGGAATTCTCCGGGGGCGTCGGGCGGATCCAACGGTGGCTGGAGGGCGCACCCTTCCACGTGAACCACGCAGTGCTCTCGGATCTGCAGGGCAAGGTGTCCACCTTCGTCTCGCAGCACCGTTCAGAACTCATCAGCAGAGCGCTCAGCGGCGCCGGGCGGCTGGTGGAAGTCCTCACCGCAGCTGCGCTTGCCCTGTTCTGTTCCTTCTTCTTCATGCATTCCGGGGACAAGTACTGGTACTGGTTCCAGGCTCTGTTGCCGGAGGGCGCTCGGGACACCTGGGGCCGCGCGGGACGAACGGCGTGGCGCACCTTCGCCGGGTACACGCGGGGCATCATCATCGTGGCGGCATCCAACGCCCTACTGGTCGGGATCGCCCTGTTCGCGCTGCGCGTGCCGCTGGCCCTGCCACTGATGCTGCTGGAGTTCTTCGCCGCCTTCATCCCGCTGGTGGGCTCCCCCATCGCACTGGCCGTGGCCACGGTCGTCGCCCTGGCCACGCGGGGCCCGGTCATCGCGATCGTGGTGCTCGCCCTGATCGTGGTCGTCGGCCAGATCGAAGGCCACGTATTGCATCCACTTGTACTGGGCTGGGCAGTGCGGCTGCACCCCGTGGTGGTGGCTCTCTCCGTCATCACCGGCAGCATCCTGGCCGGAGTGGTCGGCGCAGTCGTGTCGGTTCCCATGGTGTCGGTCGCCTGGTCCGTGCTCAGCGAGCTCCGCATCCCGCGTACCCGGCCCGAGCCGGACCACCCCGGACGCTCGCCGGACTGA
- a CDS encoding ThuA domain-containing protein, whose protein sequence is MPHTGHLSDVLVYTRITGYRHDSIHAGTAALRELGEAHGFTDASLAGRSAVVFLSTSGEVLTPDGQAALRRWIADGGGFMGVHSAACTEYQWPYYGDLLGARFARHPAVQPGTVLVEDQSHPAMAHLPLRWDWNDEWYDFRNNPRRPGVRVLATIDESGYEGGGMGADHPVVWCKEFGAGRSFYTALGHAIDAYSAPAFRRHLLGGLRWAAGAAG, encoded by the coding sequence ATGCCCCACACCGGCCACCTGTCGGACGTTCTCGTCTACACCCGCATCACGGGCTACCGCCACGACTCCATCCACGCCGGGACGGCCGCACTGCGCGAGCTCGGCGAGGCGCACGGCTTCACGGATGCCTCCCTGGCAGGGCGTAGCGCCGTGGTCTTCCTGTCCACCAGCGGCGAGGTGCTCACCCCGGACGGACAGGCAGCGCTGCGGCGCTGGATTGCGGACGGCGGCGGCTTCATGGGCGTGCACTCCGCCGCGTGCACCGAGTACCAGTGGCCGTACTACGGCGACCTGCTCGGCGCGCGCTTCGCCCGCCACCCCGCCGTCCAGCCCGGCACTGTGCTGGTCGAGGACCAGAGCCATCCGGCGATGGCCCACCTCCCGCTGCGGTGGGACTGGAACGACGAGTGGTACGACTTCCGCAACAACCCGCGCCGACCCGGCGTACGCGTCCTTGCCACCATCGACGAGTCCGGATACGAGGGCGGCGGCATGGGCGCCGATCACCCCGTCGTCTGGTGCAAGGAGTTCGGCGCCGGCCGTTCCTTCTACACGGCGCTGGGTCACGCGATCGACGCCTACAGTGCCCCGGCCTTCCGCCGCCACCTCCTGGGCGGCCTGCGCTGGGCGGCGGGAGCGGCGGGCTGA
- a CDS encoding hydroxyacid dehydrogenase — MGRPHRDALFPATAVQRLTRHVDIDPQLVAEDFGQVPDLATVELLITSWGCPPLDDTVLARMPALKAVVHAAGSVKHHVTEACWDRGLLVSTAAAANAVPVAEYTVAAVLFANKRVLEIGGLYREHRATLDWSACFPGFGNYRKTVGVVGASLVGRRVLELLRPYDFEVLLADPHIDAATAEALGARLVDLEEMLAACDVVSLHAPALPETYHLMDAHRLSLLRDGATLINTGRGSLIDTQALTAEAMSGRIHAVLDVTDPEVLPQTSPLYSLPNVLLTPHIAGSLGGELERITRSALDEVERYCAGREFTHPVTRAALTTSA, encoded by the coding sequence ATGGGCCGCCCACACCGCGACGCCCTCTTCCCGGCGACCGCCGTCCAACGGCTGACCCGTCACGTCGACATCGATCCGCAGCTCGTCGCCGAGGACTTCGGCCAGGTTCCGGACCTGGCGACTGTCGAACTCCTGATCACTTCCTGGGGATGCCCTCCGCTCGATGACACCGTGCTGGCCCGAATGCCGGCGCTGAAGGCCGTCGTGCACGCCGCGGGGAGCGTGAAACACCACGTGACCGAGGCGTGCTGGGACCGCGGACTCCTCGTCTCCACCGCGGCCGCCGCCAACGCCGTACCTGTCGCCGAGTACACCGTCGCCGCAGTCCTCTTCGCCAACAAGCGAGTACTGGAGATCGGCGGGCTCTACCGCGAACATCGAGCCACCCTGGACTGGTCGGCGTGCTTTCCCGGCTTCGGCAACTACCGCAAGACCGTCGGCGTGGTGGGCGCATCCCTGGTGGGGCGCAGGGTGCTGGAGCTGCTGCGCCCCTACGACTTCGAAGTCCTGCTGGCCGATCCGCACATCGACGCTGCGACGGCCGAGGCGTTGGGAGCGCGACTCGTCGACCTCGAGGAGATGCTCGCCGCCTGCGACGTCGTCTCGCTCCACGCCCCCGCTCTGCCCGAGACCTACCACCTGATGGATGCCCACAGGCTGTCGCTCCTGCGGGACGGCGCCACACTCATCAACACCGGGCGGGGCTCGCTCATCGACACCCAGGCCCTCACCGCCGAAGCCATGTCAGGACGCATCCACGCGGTCCTCGACGTCACCGATCCCGAGGTGCTGCCGCAGACATCGCCGCTGTACTCGCTGCCCAACGTACTCCTGACCCCGCATATCGCCGGCTCGCTCGGCGGCGAGCTCGAGCGCATCACGCGGAGCGCCCTGGACGAGGTCGAACGCTACTGCGCAGGGCGGGAGTTCACCCATCCCGTGACCCGCGCGGCCCTGACGACTTCCGCGTGA
- a CDS encoding carbohydrate ABC transporter permease produces MTKTTTLSAPAPTAAAPDRKSESGPTGSSPRSPRKRSSALLSKTGVTAMLGLAALYTLLPMLWLVLSSTKSRKDLFATNGFAPGKDFALFDNLSHLFQVDNGIYLRWLANTVLYAGVGALLATAFSVAAGYAFDKLAFPGKEKLFSFVLLGVMVPGTAMAIPLYLIAAKAGLVNTFWGVFVPGLVFPFGVYLARVFSAAYVPNEVLEAARMDGAGEFKAFCRIAFPMLAPAFVTIFLFQFTQIWNSFFLPLVMLSDKHLYPVNLGLYVWYSSALSQGHPQDYLLAVVGSLVSVAPLVVLFLMLQRYWKSGMTAGAVK; encoded by the coding sequence GTGACCAAGACAACGACACTCAGTGCCCCGGCGCCCACCGCGGCGGCCCCGGACCGGAAGAGCGAGAGCGGGCCGACCGGGTCCAGTCCGCGGAGCCCCCGCAAGCGATCCTCGGCCCTGCTGTCCAAGACCGGCGTGACCGCGATGCTGGGCCTCGCCGCCCTCTACACACTCCTGCCGATGCTCTGGCTGGTCCTGTCGTCCACCAAGAGCCGCAAGGACCTCTTCGCGACCAACGGCTTCGCACCGGGCAAGGACTTCGCGCTCTTCGACAACCTCAGCCACCTGTTCCAGGTCGACAACGGCATCTATCTGCGCTGGTTGGCGAACACGGTCCTGTACGCGGGTGTCGGCGCGCTGCTGGCCACGGCGTTCAGCGTGGCCGCAGGGTACGCGTTCGACAAACTGGCCTTCCCCGGCAAGGAGAAGCTCTTCTCCTTCGTCCTGCTGGGGGTCATGGTGCCCGGAACCGCAATGGCGATCCCGCTGTACCTGATCGCTGCCAAAGCCGGTCTGGTGAACACCTTCTGGGGCGTGTTCGTCCCCGGCCTCGTCTTCCCCTTCGGCGTCTACCTGGCCCGCGTGTTCAGCGCGGCCTACGTACCCAACGAAGTCCTTGAGGCCGCCCGGATGGACGGGGCCGGCGAGTTCAAGGCCTTCTGCCGCATCGCCTTCCCCATGCTCGCACCCGCCTTCGTAACCATCTTTCTCTTCCAGTTCACCCAGATCTGGAACAGCTTCTTCCTGCCCCTGGTGATGCTCTCCGACAAGCACCTCTACCCGGTCAACCTCGGGCTGTACGTCTGGTACTCGTCCGCGCTCTCCCAGGGCCACCCGCAGGACTACCTCCTGGCCGTCGTCGGATCGCTGGTGTCCGTCGCTCCTCTGGTCGTCCTCTTCCTGATGCTCCAGCGGTACTGGAAGTCCGGCATGACCGCCGGCGCCGTCAAGTAG